In Verrucomicrobiia bacterium, the DNA window GTTGTAGCCAGTAACGGAGGGCACAGGGGCCCATTTCAAGGCTACTTGCCCGGTTCCTCCCGTCGCGGTCAAACTAGTCGGCGCTGCAGGCGGCAGCAGGATGATTTCCGTGCCGTCGATCTTGGGTTGATCCGCAGTGCCGACCGAGTAGGCGATGACGATCTGGCTGCCGGCAGGCGTGACCGTGTACTCACGAACGATCGCAATGTTCATTCCGCCTGAGGCCGCGAAGATATCGAAGTTGGTCAAGACCTGTGTGCCGTTGATCGTGACGTTGAACTTTCGGCTATTGGCCGCATTAAAGTAGATCTCGGCCCAGTGCAACCGCACCTTGTAGGCGACGCCGGGAGTCAGGCCGCCGAAGGTATACGTCATGGCGCCGTAGCGTTCGTGTTGATACACGGCCTGGGGCGCGGGGTTGGTCACATTGCTGGTGTTAATCGCCGCGCCTGACGGCGAGGCAATGGTCCCTCCCACGACGTTCGTGTCGGCAACGAATGCTCCAACCGGAGAGGTATTACCCGAGCCCACGGCAAAATAACCCGAGCTCACCACGGTGGCAGAGGCCTCGCTGGAATTCGTACCCTCGCCAATGTTATTCACGCCCGAAACCACGTAGTAGTATGTCGTGCAGTTGGTCAGTCCACTATCGGTATAGCTGGTCCCCACAGGATTGGCGTTGGTGGTGTACGGTCCACCGCTGACCAACGATCGCTTCACATAGTAGCTCGTGGCGTTGTTCGCCGCGTTCCAATTCAGCGAAACGGACGTGCCAGACGCGGTTGCCGTCAATCCTGTGACCGTTGAGGGAGGCACCGAAGGCGGAGAGATTTGATAGACGCGGACATAATCGATCTGCATTTCCTGGGGCAGGCTGGCAGCAATGGCATTGGTAGTGGGATTGCCAGCGTAAGAACCGCCGGTGGCGAAGTTCATGAGCAGGAAAAATGGCTGATTATAGGGGAACGGATAGGGGTTTCCCGTGGAACTGGACCATTGGGTCCGGGTTTCAAAAACCGTCCCATCGACAGACCATGAGATCGAGTTGGAAGACCAATCGAGGTCATAGACATGGAAGTTAGTGATGGAATCTCCACCAGCAAAATTGTATATCGCGGTCTGATCACCGAGGGTGCCTCCGTTATGCAGACTTCCCTGGTTGAAAGTGGGTGTGCCGTTATTCTCCACCACATCAATCTCGCCGCAACCCGGCCAGCCTAGGTTGGCAATGTTCGTTCCCATCATCCAGAGTGCCGGCCACATGCCGACGCCGGAAGGGAATTTGGCGCGCCATTCGACCCGCCCGTACGTG includes these proteins:
- a CDS encoding family 16 glycosylhydrolase — protein: MLVLGGPLLFGMLGAPTTNAQTYSLIWSDEYNSATSSNVDATKWVFESGNNGGWGNGEQEFYTGRTNNAYVANGSLHIRAQVELTNGFRFTSARMKTETKFWFTYGRVEWRAKFPSGVGMWPALWMMGTNIANLGWPGCGEIDVVENNGTPTFNQGSLHNGGTLGDQTAIYNFAGGDSITNFHVYDLDWSSNSISWSVDGTVFETRTQWSSSTGNPYPFPYNQPFFLLMNFATGGSYAGNPTTNAIAASLPQEMQIDYVRVYQISPPSVPPSTVTGLTATASGTSVSLNWNAANNATSYYVKRSLVSGGPYTTNANPVGTSYTDSGLTNCTTYYYVVSGVNNIGEGTNSSEASATVVSSGYFAVGSGNTSPVGAFVADTNVVGGTIASPSGAAINTSNVTNPAPQAVYQHERYGAMTYTFGGLTPGVAYKVRLHWAEIYFNAANSRKFNVTINGTQVLTNFDIFAASGGMNIAIVREYTVTPAGSQIVIAYSVGTADQPKIDGTEIILLPPAAPTSLTATGGTGQVALKWAPVPSVTGYNVKRSLSNGGPYTNVISGVATTNYTDTGLASGTTYYYVVSAVAVGCNESTNSAQVSATTAASALSYSQWQLQYFNCTNCPQADPAFDFDGTGQNNQFKFVAGLDPTNPSSVFVLTVASVTNQPAQMNLIFNPLASGRTYTPQFTTDMFGGVWTQLVGYAGPLTNGNQATITDMNAVQPNKYYRIDISAPTAP